The Neomonachus schauinslandi unplaced genomic scaffold, ASM220157v2 HiC_scaffold_135, whole genome shotgun sequence genome has a window encoding:
- the LOC123323648 gene encoding 40S ribosomal protein S2, with the protein MADDAGAAGGPGGPGGPGMGGRGGFRGGFGSGIRGRGRGRGRGRGRGRGARGGKAEDKEWIPVTKLGRLVKDMKIKSLEEIYLFSLPIKESEIIDFFLGASLKDEVLKIMPVQKQTRAGQRTRFKAFVAIGDYNGHVGLGVKCSKEVATAIRGAIILAKLSIVPVRRGYWGNKIGKPHTVPCKVTGRCGSVLVRLIPAPRGTGIVSAPVPKKLLMMAGIDDCYTSARGCTATLGNFAKATFDAISKTYSYLTPDLWKETVFTKSPYQEFTDHLVKTHTRVSVQRTQAPAVATT; encoded by the exons atggcGGATGACGCCGGTGCTGCGGGAGGGCCCGGAGGGCCCGGGGGCCCTGGAATGGGAGGCCGCGGCGGCTTCCGCGGAGGCTTCGGCAGCGGCATCCGGGGCCGCGGTCGCGGCCGTGGTCGGGGCCGGGGTCGAGGCCGTGGAGCTCGCGGAGGCAAGGCCGAGGACAAGGAG TGGATCCCCGTCACCAAGCTGGGCCGCCTGGTCAAGGACATGAAGATCAAGTCCCTAGAGGAGATctatctcttctctctgcctatcAAG GAATCTGAGATCATTGATTTCTTCCTGGGAGCATCCCTCAAGGACGAGGTTCTGAAGATCATGCCTGTGCAAAAGCAGACCCGTGCTGGCCAGCGGACCAGGTTCAAG GCGTTTGTTGCCATCGGAGATTACAATGGACACGTCGGCCTGGGTGTCAAGTGCTCCAAGGAGGTTGCCACTGCTATCCGTGGGGCCATCATCCTGGCCAAGCTTTCCATCGTCCCCGTGAGGCGAGGCTACTGGGGGAACAAGATCGGCAAGCCCCACACTGTCCCATGCAAG GTGACTGGCCGCTGTGGCTCTGTGCTGGTGCGTCTCATCCCCGCCCCCAGAGGCACTGGCATTGTTTCAGCCCCTGTGCCCAAGAAGCTACTGATGATGGCCGGTATTGATGACTGTTACACCTCGGCCAGAGGCTGCACTGCCACCCTGGGGAACTTTG ctAAGGCTACTTTTGATGCCATCTCCAAGACCTACAGCTATCTCACCCCTGACCTCTGGAAGGAAACAGTGTTCACCAAGTCTCCATATCAG GAATTCACTGACCATCTTGTGAAGACCCATACCAGAGTTTCTGTGCAGAGGACCCAGGCTCCAGCTGTGGCCACCACCTAg